A single window of Acetohalobium arabaticum DSM 5501 DNA harbors:
- a CDS encoding alpha/beta-type small acid-soluble spore protein, with protein MSVRNNGNQLVNPMAMEAMDKFKQEAAQELNVSDEYKSGYWGNMTSRECGAVGGQMVKKMIEEMENQLANGTNISAQTNDQEQDYNLANKAGNYQPQQ; from the coding sequence ATGAGTGTTCGAAATAACGGTAATCAATTAGTTAATCCAATGGCCATGGAGGCTATGGATAAGTTCAAGCAGGAAGCTGCCCAAGAACTCAATGTCTCTGATGAATATAAATCCGGTTATTGGGGTAACATGACTTCTCGTGAATGTGGAGCCGTTGGTGGACAGATGGTTAAAAAGATGATCGAAGAAATGGAAAATCAATTAGCCAACGGAACTAACATTTCTGCTCAGACTAATGATCAAGAACAGGATTATAATTTAGCCAACAAAGCTGGCAACTACCAGCCTCAACAA